DNA sequence from the Cohnella herbarum genome:
AGCGGAAGCTTACGAGCAAGCCGCCGAGGAGTTCGACGGACTGAGCGAAGCCGTCCCTTTTATCCGAACGTCCGAGATGCTCTCAACCGAACTGCGTGCCCAATGCGCGGAATCTCTAAGCAGAGCGAAGGAATTCGAGCATGCCGCGATCGGTTATTTGGAGAAAGTATTAAACCATTCGAGATGAGGGAGAATTCCATGATCATTCGTTTTATGACGGAAATCGCGTATAACATGCACCAAGTAATGGCGGCCAAAGAGTCCTTCGAGCAGGCTAACCCCGGCGTTCAAATCGAGATCGAGCAGGCGAACGATTATTTCGAGATGATGCAGTCCGCTCATTCCGATGATGCGCCGGATATTGTCGAGACGGGAGGTTATCCGGTCGGTAACTTGGACGGCCTGTTCGTCGATTTGACCCCCTACGTAGCGGAAACGAACGGCTTGGAGGAGGACTTGTATCCGGGGCTCATGCGGGTGGCCAAGTTCGGCGGGACGCTGCCCGGCTTGCCTATCGAGATCAGTCCGCCGTTGATCCTGTACGACAAAGAGAAGTTCGACCGGGCCGGACTGGCTTATCCGGACGAAGCGTGGACGTGGGAGGACATGGTCGAGCTGGCGAAAAGGCTAACGATCCGCGATGAACAAGGAGTCGCTGCGCAGTTCGGATTCGGACTCGGCGTGGACATCGAGTGGTTCGAGCCTTTCGTTATGCGAAACGGGGGAAGTTACCTATCCCCGGACGGTTCGACGTCTAGAGGATTCGTTGACGGAGCGGCTACGATCGAAGCGTTTCGGATGGTCGTCGATGCGTTTCGCGAGCACCGGATCGTTCGGAAACCGGATGAACCTTGTTTGGCGAATTCCTGGCATGAAGAAAGCGCGATGCGATTCTCCTTCAACTGGGATGCGCATCATTGGCTTCGGGAGCGGCCGGAGGCTCGAATCGGCGTCGTCGGATTGCCGAATATGCCCGGACGCAGGAACGCCAACATGATATACATGGGAGGAGCGGGCGTTACCGCGAAGTCGCGTAGCCCGCATATGGCATGGGCGTTTCTGCGACATTATCTGCTAGAATGCCATTCCTGGATGCCTCCGGCTATCCGATCGCAGTCGGAGCAACGCGGATTGAACCAACATCCCCTTTGGTCCCGTTACTTAGAGGAAATCGACCATGTGCAGGTTAGCGGCTTCTTCAAGAACAGGAAGTGGAACTCCTCCCGCCAGTTGATCAACGAGGATATTCGGAAAATGATCGTGGAAGGCGCGGACGTTGCTCAAACCTTAAGATCCTGGACTAGATATACGTAGGCCATATATCATAAAGCGACCGCCATTTCCACAATCGGAAATAGCGGTCGCTGATCTTTATGCAAGCTTGCAGGCCTTACAGAAGGGATGCCAGCACGATGGCCAGTTCTCCGCGGGTCAACAGGCTGCCCGCGCTGTTCAGGGTAATGGATTCCTTCCCGATCAAA
Encoded proteins:
- a CDS encoding ABC transporter substrate-binding protein, which produces MIIRFMTEIAYNMHQVMAAKESFEQANPGVQIEIEQANDYFEMMQSAHSDDAPDIVETGGYPVGNLDGLFVDLTPYVAETNGLEEDLYPGLMRVAKFGGTLPGLPIEISPPLILYDKEKFDRAGLAYPDEAWTWEDMVELAKRLTIRDEQGVAAQFGFGLGVDIEWFEPFVMRNGGSYLSPDGSTSRGFVDGAATIEAFRMVVDAFREHRIVRKPDEPCLANSWHEESAMRFSFNWDAHHWLRERPEARIGVVGLPNMPGRRNANMIYMGGAGVTAKSRSPHMAWAFLRHYLLECHSWMPPAIRSQSEQRGLNQHPLWSRYLEEIDHVQVSGFFKNRKWNSSRQLINEDIRKMIVEGADVAQTLRSWTRYT